In the genome of Desulfuromonas sp. DDH964, one region contains:
- a CDS encoding outer membrane protein assembly factor BamB family protein, which yields MVATRLGVGLLLFLLPWGCALKGAQSPRLLRDVEIRKDAVWDGRVVIDGSVKVDKGVTLTIRPGTDIAFVRRDADGDGLGDGTLVVEGELLAVGTREEPIRFHSAAANPRPGDWLEIRSDFSRNLQLRYCEIRDSAYTLHAHFTRGVIEDCTIHDNIDGCRLGQGTFAIRNCLIEKNSGKGINFRNSDVEVSGNIIRDNGSGIFLFETDRPVRIQRNNLYRNLENFRLGDFFSGDVALAGNWWGTADPQAAAATVYDRKRDPGLGVVTIDPAAAWITGTGPRDDLAGLTPAWSFATNGFVDAGPAVAGDLVLTASWDGSLRAFDQQGEVRWEVAVGDVVDATPAGAGGQVYFQSWGRQVYALSAGDGALVWRFGYPPSPADDHRQGGILPLGDLVLVPAWNGNLYALNAGNGELQWSFFAGLPLRATPASDGSRIFQTSGSGRLSVLDLAGNLLWQQQLPAPLLAAPALTPEGPVVLDKAGLLVAFAADGSKRWQRDLGAPCYYGAPVYAAGALFVPTAAGELWKLDAATGATIWRLFGAGPIYATPKLWDGRVFFGDNNGLLHVVGADSGERLATYAVGGEIQGTPLPVGGRLIFGSRDHQVHALSLRGRGEEQLR from the coding sequence GTGGTAGCGACCCGGCTCGGCGTTGGACTGCTGCTGTTCCTGCTCCCCTGGGGCTGCGCCTTGAAGGGCGCCCAGTCTCCCCGGCTGCTCCGCGACGTGGAGATCCGCAAGGATGCCGTCTGGGACGGCCGGGTAGTGATCGACGGCAGCGTCAAGGTCGACAAGGGGGTGACCCTGACGATCCGTCCCGGGACCGATATTGCCTTCGTGCGCCGCGATGCCGACGGTGATGGTCTCGGTGACGGGACCCTGGTGGTGGAGGGAGAACTGCTCGCCGTCGGCACCCGCGAGGAACCGATTCGTTTTCACAGCGCCGCCGCCAATCCCCGTCCCGGCGACTGGCTCGAAATCCGCAGCGACTTCTCCCGCAACCTGCAACTGCGCTATTGCGAGATCAGGGATTCGGCCTATACCCTGCACGCCCATTTCACCCGCGGCGTGATCGAGGACTGCACCATCCATGACAATATCGACGGCTGCCGCCTCGGCCAGGGGACTTTTGCCATTCGCAACTGCCTGATCGAGAAGAACTCCGGCAAGGGGATCAATTTCCGCAACTCCGATGTGGAGGTGTCCGGCAACATCATCCGCGACAACGGTTCGGGGATCTTCCTCTTCGAAACCGACCGGCCGGTGAGGATTCAGCGCAATAACCTCTATCGCAACCTCGAGAATTTCCGTCTCGGCGACTTTTTCAGCGGCGACGTAGCGCTTGCCGGCAACTGGTGGGGAACCGCGGATCCGCAAGCGGCGGCGGCGACCGTCTACGACCGGAAGCGCGATCCCGGCCTTGGCGTCGTCACGATCGATCCGGCGGCCGCGTGGATCACCGGCACCGGGCCGCGGGACGATTTGGCCGGCCTGACGCCGGCCTGGTCCTTTGCGACCAATGGCTTTGTCGACGCCGGCCCGGCCGTCGCCGGTGACCTGGTGCTGACCGCTTCCTGGGACGGATCGCTCCGGGCTTTCGACCAGCAGGGTGAGGTGCGCTGGGAAGTGGCGGTCGGCGACGTCGTTGACGCAACACCGGCGGGGGCCGGCGGACAGGTCTATTTTCAGAGCTGGGGGCGCCAGGTCTACGCCCTCTCTGCCGGGGACGGCGCCCTGGTCTGGCGCTTCGGCTACCCCCCCTCGCCGGCGGACGATCACCGCCAGGGCGGTATCCTGCCCCTCGGTGACCTCGTCCTGGTGCCGGCCTGGAACGGCAATCTCTATGCGCTCAACGCCGGGAACGGAGAGTTGCAGTGGAGCTTTTTTGCCGGTCTGCCACTGCGCGCGACCCCGGCCAGCGATGGCAGCCGGATTTTCCAGACCAGCGGCAGCGGTCGTCTCAGTGTTCTCGACCTCGCCGGTAACCTGCTCTGGCAACAGCAATTGCCGGCGCCGCTGCTCGCCGCTCCGGCGCTGACCCCGGAAGGCCCCGTTGTTCTTGACAAGGCCGGCCTTCTGGTCGCCTTTGCCGCCGATGGGAGCAAGCGCTGGCAGCGCGATCTTGGCGCCCCTTGCTACTACGGGGCGCCGGTCTACGCCGCCGGGGCCCTCTTCGTGCCGACCGCCGCCGGCGAGCTCTGGAAGCTCGACGCGGCCACCGGGGCCACCATCTGGCGCCTCTTTGGGGCGGGACCGATATACGCCACGCCGAAACTCTGGGATGGTCGCGTCTTCTTCGGGGACAATAACGGCCTGCTGCATGTGGTCGGAGCCGACAGCGGTGAACGTCTGGCGACCTATGCCGTCGGTGGCGAAATCCAGGGGACGCCCCTGCCGGTCGGGGGGCGGCTGATCTTCGGGTCCCGCGACCACCAGGTTCACGCCCTCTCCCTGCGGGGACGGGGTGAGGAGCAGTTGCGATGA